The proteins below come from a single Bacteroidota bacterium genomic window:
- a CDS encoding T9SS type A sorting domain-containing protein, with translation MRKQIIRKVQSTKYKVQGTIATVFFTLYIVLCTSYISFSQNNALVLNGAFVTMNGGTNITPVYLVVNQPNALGIIRTVNGGHIISESDYNFVKWNEGAATGSYVYPFGYSTTDYLPFTFNKTAGDANVAVSTYATGAPNTPLPNTVTNMNPSGPLSDLNNMAVDRFWRLQMENGVSAPSADLTFSYRGTVENTITGILCPADVVTAQYWNGGPNWVAPALNPGTACTGAVIETAQANGVSVFTTTSSQPFVLVKKTNILPVELLTFITQCDNRKVNVKWSTASELNNDFFTVERSPDALNYLPIGLVNGAGNTSTIHNYSFTDTDPLSGTSYYRLKQTDFNGTTEVFSSASLSSCGSGGLNVVIGQNPTVNGNVWVSISGAENKNVRVIVTDILGQNLYTKNFTGITGSYLLNAELQLAGGIYVVSASTSDEVFSKKIVVAR, from the coding sequence ATGAGAAAACAAATCATTAGGAAAGTACAAAGTACAAAGTACAAAGTACAAGGTACAATCGCAACAGTTTTCTTTACATTGTACATTGTACTTTGTACATCGTACATTTCTTTTTCTCAAAACAACGCCCTCGTTCTCAACGGAGCATTCGTTACCATGAACGGAGGAACAAATATAACTCCGGTTTATCTTGTAGTAAATCAACCAAACGCTTTAGGCATCATCCGAACTGTTAATGGCGGTCATATTATTTCTGAAAGCGATTATAATTTTGTGAAGTGGAACGAAGGCGCTGCAACCGGAAGTTATGTGTATCCATTTGGCTACAGCACTACGGATTATCTACCTTTCACTTTTAATAAAACAGCAGGAGACGCTAATGTTGCTGTTTCCACTTACGCAACGGGCGCTCCGAACACTCCGCTTCCGAATACGGTTACAAACATGAATCCTTCCGGTCCTCTTTCTGACTTAAACAATATGGCGGTGGACAGATTCTGGAGATTGCAAATGGAAAACGGTGTGAGCGCGCCCTCGGCAGATTTAACTTTTTCGTATCGCGGAACAGTGGAAAATACAATAACAGGTATTTTATGTCCTGCAGATGTAGTAACTGCGCAATACTGGAATGGAGGACCTAATTGGGTGGCTCCGGCACTAAACCCCGGCACCGCATGTACGGGTGCCGTAATAGAAACAGCGCAGGCAAACGGAGTTTCTGTTTTCACTACCACTTCTTCCCAGCCATTTGTGCTAGTGAAAAAGACAAACATTCTTCCCGTTGAACTTCTGACATTCATCACTCAATGCGATAACCGAAAAGTAAATGTGAAATGGTCAACTGCATCTGAGTTGAATAATGATTTTTTTACTGTGGAAAGAAGTCCTGATGCGTTGAACTACCTGCCGATCGGATTAGTGAACGGTGCAGGAAACACTTCAACCATTCATAATTATTCTTTCACCGATACAGACCCTCTTTCCGGAACATCCTACTATCGCTTGAAACAAACTGACTTCAACGGCACAACAGAAGTATTTTCTTCCGCTTCTCTTTCTTCCTGCGGAAGCGGAGGATTGAATGTGGTCATCGGGCAGAATCCAACAGTCAACGGAAATGTTTGGGTTTCCATCAGCGGAGCGGAAAACAAAAACGTGCGTGTGATTGTCACCGATATTCTCGGGCAAAATCTTTACACCAAAAACTTCACTGGCATTACCGGTTCTTATCTCCTCAATGCAGAACTCCAGTTAGCAGGAGGAATTTATGTTGTGAGCGCTTCCACCAGCGATGAAGTTTTCAGCAAGAAGATTGTGGTGGCGAGATAA
- a CDS encoding DUF4160 domain-containing protein, protein MPVISMFYGIFIMMYFMDKKGHHLPHIHVKCQGEESVFAIPSGKLLEGKIFANKRKLVEAWIEIHKEELMADWELAQSGKQPRKIEPLK, encoded by the coding sequence ATGCCTGTTATTTCAATGTTCTATGGAATATTTATCATGATGTATTTCATGGATAAGAAGGGACATCATTTACCTCATATTCATGTAAAATGTCAGGGTGAAGAATCAGTATTTGCTATTCCATCGGGCAAATTACTGGAAGGAAAAATTTTTGCTAACAAAAGAAAATTAGTTGAAGCATGGATTGAAATACATAAGGAAGAGCTGATGGCAGACTGGGAACTTGCACAAAGTGGAAAACAACCGCGTAAAATAGAACCGTTAAAATAA
- a CDS encoding YdeI/OmpD-associated family protein produces the protein MTKSKMNPKVDFYFSKANLPAGKAKKWQEEIKKLRMIILTCGLTEELKWGVPCYTFQESNIVLIHGFKEYCALLFFKGALLHDTNGILIQQTKNVQAGRQIRFTNVREIVKMETILKSYINEAIEVEKAGLKVDFKKNTELIFPEEFQKKLDEIPALKTAFDALTPGRQRAYNLFFSAPKQSKTRESRVEKCMQKILNGKGLND, from the coding sequence ATGACAAAAAGTAAAATGAATCCTAAGGTTGATTTTTATTTTAGTAAAGCCAACCTGCCTGCCGGCAAGGCAAAAAAGTGGCAGGAAGAAATCAAAAAATTGAGAATGATCATTCTTACCTGCGGTCTGACTGAAGAATTAAAGTGGGGTGTTCCTTGTTACACGTTTCAGGAAAGTAACATAGTTTTAATACATGGATTTAAAGAATACTGTGCGCTTTTGTTTTTCAAAGGCGCCTTGTTACATGATACCAATGGTATTCTAATCCAACAAACGAAGAATGTGCAGGCAGGGCGCCAGATCCGGTTCACCAATGTTCGGGAAATAGTGAAAATGGAAACCATCTTGAAATCCTATATTAATGAAGCCATTGAAGTGGAAAAAGCCGGTTTGAAAGTAGATTTCAAAAAGAATACAGAACTTATATTTCCTGAAGAATTTCAAAAAAAATTAGATGAAATCCCTGCCCTGAAAACAGCTTTTGATGCATTGACACCGGGACGACAAAGAGCATATAATCTTTTTTTTTCTGCACCCAAACAATCCAAAACCCGTGAGTCAAGGGTAGAGAAATGTATGCAGAAAATTCTCAATGGAAAGGGATTAAATGATTGA
- a CDS encoding caspase family protein, with protein sequence MKKILSILILALVVTFSFASGNDKPTRVAILYFDNSGDAALEKLKKGLADMLITDLSTVKTLSLVERDRLEEILKEQKMSNSKSFDAATASKIGKLLGAEIILTGGFFEMMGTFRVDARIIDVETGKILKSDGVEGETKSFFSLEKELVKKILTNLDVKLSEDETTGFNKSGKEQEISYQAAKIYSKALDAIDKGNHQEASEILNVVLMENEGFAPARKESIKINNMLAKDSVENKMRGTGDPLKGLNVSKGTAPIGTGKYYALLIGIDKYSGTWPTLNTAVNDAKKIESVLTAKYKFDKFITLYNGEATRAAIFDKFEWLVENISENDNVLVYFSGHGEFKASLKKGYWIPVDAASSSTSSYISNNDIQTFLAAIKSKHTLMISDACFSGDIFRGNTISVPFEQSEKYYKQVYNLNSRKAISSGGIEP encoded by the coding sequence ATGAAAAAAATACTTAGCATACTGATTCTGGCATTAGTGGTTACATTTTCATTCGCCAGTGGAAATGACAAACCAACACGCGTAGCCATACTGTATTTTGATAACTCAGGCGATGCGGCTTTGGAGAAATTAAAAAAAGGTTTGGCGGATATGCTGATCACCGATCTCTCAACTGTTAAAACGCTTAGTCTGGTGGAGCGGGACAGACTCGAAGAGATTCTCAAGGAACAGAAGATGAGCAATTCAAAAAGTTTTGACGCTGCCACTGCTTCGAAAATCGGAAAGCTGCTTGGCGCTGAAATAATACTGACTGGAGGATTTTTTGAAATGATGGGAACATTCAGGGTAGATGCAAGGATCATTGATGTAGAGACAGGAAAGATATTGAAGTCAGACGGTGTGGAAGGAGAAACTAAAAGTTTCTTCTCGCTGGAAAAAGAACTGGTCAAGAAGATATTGACCAACCTGGATGTTAAATTAAGTGAGGATGAAACAACCGGTTTCAATAAATCCGGAAAAGAACAGGAGATCAGTTACCAGGCGGCTAAGATATATTCTAAGGCGCTTGATGCAATTGATAAGGGAAATCATCAGGAGGCTTCTGAAATACTAAATGTGGTATTAATGGAGAATGAAGGATTTGCACCGGCAAGGAAAGAGTCGATAAAAATAAACAACATGTTGGCGAAGGATTCTGTAGAAAATAAAATGCGCGGCACTGGCGATCCCTTAAAAGGATTGAACGTAAGTAAAGGAACCGCACCTATCGGAACCGGAAAATATTATGCATTGCTGATAGGTATTGATAAGTACAGCGGAACATGGCCGACCCTTAACACTGCCGTGAATGACGCAAAGAAAATCGAATCTGTTTTAACTGCTAAATATAAATTCGATAAGTTCATTACACTTTATAATGGAGAAGCCACACGCGCAGCCATCTTCGATAAATTTGAATGGCTCGTTGAAAATATTTCCGAGAATGATAATGTGCTGGTTTATTTTTCCGGTCATGGCGAGTTCAAAGCCAGTCTCAAAAAAGGATATTGGATTCCGGTGGATGCTGCGAGCAGTTCCACTTCGTCTTATATTTCCAACAACGATATTCAAACTTTCCTCGCAGCCATTAAATCAAAGCACACGCTGATGATTTCGGATGCCTGTTTCAGCGGAGATATTTTCAGAGGAAATACCATCTCAGTTCCTTTTGAGCAGTCAGAGAAATATTATAAGCAGGTCTATAATCTTAACTCACGCAAAGCAATTTCCTCAGGAGGAATTGAGCCCTGA
- a CDS encoding ATP-dependent helicase — translation MSEKTQHTKSHSQRDKYEKQFTAELARLNKEQRKAVEHIEGPVMVIAGPGTGKTQIIAGRIGYILKSDLQVAPHNILCLTYTDAGTVAMRNRLLQFIGPTAYRVNIYTFHAFCNDIIQHNLDYFGKRELEPISELENVQLLQDMIDSLDAKHPLKRLKGDIYYDIPRMNDLFRMMKEEDWTHEYVSKQIDEYINDLPNREEFLYKKANSKAGIKVGDVKKKDVDEVKEKMELLRAAADLFPLYCKMMKDRDRYDYSDMILWVLNAFKKDENFLRGYQEWYQYFLVDEYQDTSGAQNELLQLLIDFWDNPNVFVVGDDDQCIFEFQGARVKNMTAFFERYEKEMEVVILKENYRSTQKILDSAKAVIDNNTQRLVNQEPILKKIPNLNKTLVASKVMSHESLVISPQPNLVAYYNTAHEEADIVEQLSRLKTNDSRLSEVAIIYAKHRQAENIISLLEKKGIPYNVKKKINILELPIIQQILNILTYLKEENHKPNSGEHLLFEIMHYRFFNISPRDVARISSHLGKNYGTRWREFLANYDELKKLNLENYGSVIFFEENITRWLTEASNSTLQILFEKILEWGGIRKHILDSPERTWLLQVVATIFDFIKSESMKRPLISIKEFVEMIQQMRETKISLSINKTVYEENGVNLITAHSAKGLEFQHVFMIGCTTDFWEKARGMSNKFSLPDTLTFTTKDEENKLEGARRLFYVGMTRAKEHLQISFADKTNEGKSLEHSRYVEEIIEKTDLAIEKKHLSSEKISEYTALSLTLQETATAQNVLALKKEFIDSVLEDYSLSVTHLDKYLKCPVAFYYENILRVPSAKNEDSAFGVAMHSVMKWLFDERVKTSRFPPKQDFLKTFEKALLKERSSFTDVGFKNKMSLGEKYLPEYFDKYVNSWNTIVVTEIPIKNVEVDGVPINGKLDKIEFTGTDANVVDYKTGIPEKGLKRLNPPSEKEPNGGDYWRQIVFYKILLDSYKRKDWKMVSGEIDFLLKDEKKTKDFVKVKLVVSKEDIAIVKKQIKDTYTKIMNHEFTQGCGEEDCVWCRFVKNQ, via the coding sequence GTGTCTGAAAAAACTCAACATACCAAATCTCATTCCCAAAGGGACAAGTACGAAAAGCAATTCACTGCCGAACTTGCTCGTCTGAATAAAGAACAGCGCAAAGCTGTGGAACATATTGAAGGTCCCGTGATGGTGATTGCCGGTCCGGGCACGGGCAAAACACAAATCATTGCCGGGCGCATTGGTTATATTCTTAAATCTGATTTACAAGTTGCTCCGCACAATATTCTTTGTCTCACTTACACCGATGCGGGAACTGTTGCGATGAGAAATCGTTTATTGCAATTCATCGGTCCCACGGCTTACCGCGTTAACATCTACACGTTTCACGCTTTCTGCAACGATATCATTCAGCACAACCTGGATTATTTCGGCAAGCGCGAACTGGAACCCATTTCAGAACTGGAGAATGTGCAGCTGCTTCAGGACATGATAGATTCTTTGGATGCAAAACATCCGCTCAAGAGATTGAAAGGAGATATCTATTATGACATTCCCCGAATGAATGATCTGTTCAGGATGATGAAGGAAGAAGACTGGACTCATGAATATGTTTCAAAACAAATTGATGAATACATAAATGATTTGCCGAACCGCGAAGAATTTTTATACAAGAAAGCAAATTCAAAAGCAGGAATAAAAGTTGGCGATGTGAAGAAAAAAGATGTGGACGAAGTGAAAGAGAAAATGGAATTGCTCCGCGCTGCGGCAGACCTTTTCCCTCTTTACTGCAAGATGATGAAAGACCGCGACCGCTATGATTATTCGGATATGATTTTGTGGGTGCTGAATGCATTTAAGAAAGATGAAAACTTTTTGCGCGGTTATCAGGAATGGTATCAATACTTTTTGGTGGATGAATATCAGGATACCAGCGGTGCGCAGAATGAATTATTGCAACTGCTGATAGACTTCTGGGATAATCCGAATGTGTTTGTGGTTGGAGATGATGACCAGTGCATTTTCGAATTTCAGGGTGCTCGCGTAAAAAACATGACTGCTTTCTTTGAGCGCTACGAAAAAGAGATGGAAGTTGTTATTCTTAAAGAGAATTACCGCTCCACACAAAAAATTCTTGACTCTGCAAAAGCTGTGATTGATAACAATACTCAGCGCCTGGTTAATCAGGAACCGATTCTTAAAAAAATTCCGAATCTGAATAAAACGTTGGTTGCCTCTAAAGTCATGAGTCATGAGTCATTAGTCATTAGTCCACAACCAAATCTTGTAGCATATTATAATACTGCCCACGAAGAGGCTGACATAGTAGAACAACTCTCAAGACTCAAAACTAACGACTCAAGACTATCTGAAGTTGCCATCATCTACGCAAAGCACCGCCAAGCAGAAAATATAATTTCTCTTCTCGAGAAAAAAGGAATTCCCTACAACGTAAAAAAGAAAATAAATATTCTTGAACTGCCCATCATTCAGCAGATACTGAACATTCTTACTTATCTGAAAGAAGAGAACCACAAACCCAACAGCGGTGAGCATTTGCTGTTCGAGATAATGCACTATCGGTTTTTCAATATCTCTCCGCGAGATGTAGCGAGAATCTCTTCTCACCTTGGAAAAAATTACGGAACACGCTGGAGAGAGTTCCTTGCGAACTATGATGAACTGAAAAAACTGAATCTGGAAAACTACGGTTCCGTTATTTTCTTTGAAGAGAACATCACACGCTGGCTCACAGAAGCCTCCAACTCTACACTGCAAATCCTCTTTGAAAAAATTCTGGAATGGGGAGGAATCAGGAAACATATTCTTGATTCCCCTGAACGTACCTGGTTATTGCAGGTGGTTGCTACCATTTTCGATTTCATCAAATCAGAATCGATGAAACGACCGCTTATCAGCATAAAAGAATTTGTAGAGATGATTCAGCAAATGAGAGAAACAAAAATTTCTCTCTCGATAAATAAAACAGTATACGAGGAGAACGGGGTGAACCTCATCACAGCGCATTCCGCAAAAGGACTGGAGTTTCAGCACGTGTTCATGATTGGCTGCACGACCGACTTCTGGGAAAAAGCAAGAGGCATGTCGAATAAATTTTCTTTGCCTGACACGTTAACATTCACAACAAAAGACGAAGAAAATAAATTAGAAGGCGCCCGCAGATTATTTTATGTAGGAATGACTCGCGCCAAAGAACATTTACAGATTTCGTTTGCTGATAAAACAAACGAAGGAAAATCTCTAGAGCACTCACGCTATGTGGAGGAAATAATCGAAAAGACAGACCTTGCTATTGAAAAGAAACATTTATCCTCAGAAAAAATATCTGAATACACTGCTCTCTCACTTACTTTACAGGAAACCGCCACAGCACAGAATGTTCTTGCTCTTAAAAAAGAATTTATTGATTCTGTGCTCGAAGATTATTCGCTGAGCGTAACGCACCTTGATAAATATTTAAAATGTCCGGTTGCGTTCTACTACGAAAACATCTTAAGAGTTCCTTCAGCAAAGAATGAAGATTCCGCTTTTGGTGTTGCGATGCACAGCGTAATGAAATGGCTTTTTGATGAGCGGGTTAAAACTTCCAGATTTCCTCCTAAGCAGGACTTCTTAAAGACATTTGAAAAAGCGTTGCTCAAAGAAAGAAGTTCTTTCACCGATGTGGGATTCAAAAACAAAATGAGTCTGGGAGAAAAATATTTGCCTGAGTACTTTGATAAATATGTGAACTCATGGAACACTATCGTTGTCACAGAGATTCCAATTAAAAATGTGGAAGTGGACGGAGTTCCTATCAACGGGAAACTCGATAAAATAGAATTCACAGGAACCGATGCCAATGTGGTGGATTACAAAACAGGCATTCCTGAAAAAGGTTTAAAAAGATTAAATCCTCCCAGCGAAAAAGAACCCAATGGTGGAGATTACTGGCGCCAAATTGTTTTCTACAAAATTCTTTTAGACAGTTACAAGCGCAAAGACTGGAAAATGGTTTCAGGCGAAATAGATTTTTTATTGAAAGACGAAAAGAAGACAAAAGATTTTGTGAAAGTAAAATTAGTTGTGAGCAAAGAAGATATTGCCATCGTAAAAAAACAAATCAAAGACACCTACACCAAAATAATGAATCACGAATTCACGCAGGGTTGCGGAGAAGAGGATTGTGTGTGGTGCAGGTTTGTGAAGAACCAGTAG
- a CDS encoding tail fiber domain-containing protein, producing the protein MTNKIIILAAGMFFSSSLLKVLPFGKDLGWASCSAQNIGINPTGAAPNSSAGLDVDFANKGLLIPRVSLTSTTDVITIASPATSLLIYNTNAAMTGGGVGYWYWDGAKWVQAIGPTGPTGTAGTNGTNGTNGTNGTNGVTGPTGATGTAGTNGTNGTNGTNGTNGVTGPTGLTGTAGTNGTNGTNGTNGTNGVTGPTGATGTAGTNGTNGTNGTNGTNGVTGPTGATGTAGTNGTNGTNGTNGTNGVTGPTGLTGTAGTNGTNGAQGPTGPAGPVGCGSANYVVKSNGASAVCSIIYDNGTNVGIGTAAPGAKLDVVGNVRAGSATPNAYMGTHPTYGNGYASWWKDGADYSVLTDGTNSFFNAPVAAGNIYFRTANSDKMFVQGSTGNVGIGTTAPAYRLDLNTGTFAFGNGNQRTETRLNAGLQGNAGAQSGFFENDGATVTNYYAGASGWQHLIDVRHSNPGNNYALQIAGSFFDQELWFRKTNNNPAQAWTKIITTANIGSYGDNLGNHTATTTLNMNGQAITNIQESYNNGWYRNNGAWTGLYNQTTNTGIFSPSAGVMAIYNNGWLGIGTTAPGYMLEVVVGTTGGARVISGRTLDNWNDALGIFQIDATAAYLPSITFHWPGWYASQLSLLNNGGIVAMDGAGSTGVPFYAQSFNAWSDINSKKDIYTLEESDYNQCLNNIMQIHSIKYRYNNESDVAGKKDGVAYRKYQHLGVEAQSLPEEVYSELLNATSTGKGKEGMNFKGYGLGDMDGLLVAGIKAINLNQIGMQKKLDEQNKTLEAQRIVIEEMQKEIEMLKKK; encoded by the coding sequence ATGACAAATAAAATTATCATTCTCGCAGCAGGGATGTTTTTTTCTTCTTCACTCCTGAAAGTCCTTCCCTTCGGGAAGGATTTAGGATGGGCTTCTTGTTCCGCCCAAAACATCGGCATCAATCCCACAGGCGCTGCTCCTAATTCTTCCGCAGGACTGGATGTTGACTTTGCCAACAAAGGGCTGCTCATCCCGCGCGTGAGTTTAACTTCTACAACAGATGTGATAACCATTGCAAGTCCCGCAACAAGTTTACTTATCTATAATACTAATGCTGCTATGACAGGCGGAGGAGTCGGATACTGGTACTGGGATGGCGCAAAGTGGGTGCAAGCCATAGGACCAACCGGACCAACCGGCACAGCAGGAACAAACGGTACTAACGGAACTAACGGCACCAATGGTACAAACGGAGTTACTGGTCCCACTGGAGCAACCGGCACAGCAGGAACAAATGGTACTAACGGAACTAACGGCACCAATGGAACTAACGGTGTAACTGGTCCCACCGGATTAACCGGCACAGCAGGAACAAATGGCACCAATGGCACTAACGGAACGAATGGAACTAACGGTGTAACTGGTCCCACAGGTGCAACCGGCACAGCAGGAACAAATGGTACGAACGGAACGAACGGCACCAATGGAACAAACGGTGTAACTGGTCCTACTGGTGCAACCGGCACAGCAGGAACAAATGGCACCAATGGAACTAACGGCACCAATGGAACTAACGGTGTAACTGGTCCCACTGGATTAACCGGCACTGCAGGAACAAATGGCACCAATGGAGCACAAGGTCCGACAGGTCCCGCAGGTCCTGTTGGATGCGGCTCGGCAAATTATGTTGTTAAATCAAATGGCGCTTCTGCGGTTTGCAGTATTATCTATGATAATGGAACTAATGTCGGCATCGGAACGGCAGCTCCGGGAGCAAAACTTGATGTGGTTGGAAATGTGAGAGCGGGTTCTGCCACACCCAATGCGTATATGGGAACTCACCCCACTTATGGTAATGGATATGCTTCATGGTGGAAAGATGGCGCTGATTATTCAGTACTCACCGATGGCACCAATTCTTTTTTTAATGCTCCTGTTGCGGCAGGAAATATTTATTTCAGAACTGCCAACAGTGACAAAATGTTTGTGCAGGGAAGCACCGGCAATGTGGGCATCGGCACAACTGCTCCTGCCTACCGCCTTGATTTAAACACCGGAACGTTTGCTTTTGGCAACGGCAATCAAAGAACTGAAACCCGACTTAATGCCGGCTTGCAGGGAAATGCTGGCGCTCAAAGCGGTTTTTTTGAAAACGATGGTGCAACCGTTACCAATTACTACGCAGGCGCTTCAGGATGGCAGCATCTTATAGATGTACGCCACAGTAATCCCGGTAATAATTATGCGCTGCAAATTGCAGGAAGTTTTTTCGATCAGGAACTTTGGTTCAGAAAAACAAATAATAATCCAGCGCAAGCGTGGACAAAAATTATTACCACTGCCAATATCGGCAGCTATGGAGATAACCTCGGCAATCATACAGCTACCACCACACTTAACATGAACGGACAAGCAATAACAAATATTCAGGAATCTTACAACAATGGTTGGTATAGAAATAATGGCGCTTGGACCGGATTATATAATCAGACAACAAACACAGGTATTTTTTCACCGAGCGCTGGCGTTATGGCAATTTATAACAATGGATGGCTTGGCATCGGAACAACTGCTCCCGGATATATGCTTGAAGTAGTGGTAGGCACAACCGGTGGAGCACGTGTTATTTCCGGAAGGACACTTGACAACTGGAATGACGCACTTGGAATATTTCAAATTGATGCCACCGCAGCTTATCTTCCAAGCATTACCTTTCACTGGCCCGGATGGTATGCATCACAATTAAGTCTGTTAAATAACGGGGGTATTGTTGCGATGGATGGAGCGGGCAGCACCGGTGTTCCTTTTTATGCACAAAGTTTTAACGCATGGAGCGACATAAATTCAAAAAAAGATATTTATACTCTTGAAGAAAGTGATTACAATCAGTGCTTAAATAATATCATGCAAATACATTCTATCAAATACCGATACAATAATGAAAGCGATGTGGCTGGTAAAAAAGATGGCGTTGCGTATAGAAAATACCAGCACCTTGGAGTGGAAGCGCAATCACTTCCGGAAGAAGTATATTCTGAACTGCTTAATGCCACTTCTACCGGCAAAGGAAAAGAAGGGATGAATTTTAAAGGATATGGTTTAGGCGATATGGATGGATTGTTGGTGGCAGGCATCAAAGCGATTAATCTGAATCAAATCGGCATGCAGAAAAAACTTGATGAGCAAAACAAAACATTGGAAGCACAGCGAATAGTGATAGAAGAAATGCAAAAGGAAATAGAGATGTTGAAAAAGAAGTAA
- a CDS encoding DUF2442 domain-containing protein has translation MNPRITAVKANPDFTLVLTFANRQKRIFDMKPYLPIGVFRQLKKYSKFKKVKPFLGSIAWATGQDLCPDTLYLDSKRIYKTEHKESLSVAAEPKAQYRKTKRK, from the coding sequence ATGAACCCGAGAATTACAGCAGTAAAAGCGAATCCGGATTTCACTCTTGTACTTACTTTTGCAAACAGACAAAAGCGAATATTTGATATGAAACCCTACCTCCCAATAGGAGTTTTCAGGCAATTAAAAAAATATTCAAAGTTTAAGAAAGTCAAACCTTTTCTCGGAAGTATTGCTTGGGCAACAGGGCAAGACCTTTGTCCCGATACGCTATATTTAGACAGCAAACGAATCTACAAAACTGAACATAAGGAGTCTTTATCCGTTGCTGCCGAACCTAAAGCGCAATACCGAAAAACAAAGCGCAAATAA